A single Vigna radiata var. radiata cultivar VC1973A chromosome 8, Vradiata_ver6, whole genome shotgun sequence DNA region contains:
- the LOC106770400 gene encoding LOB domain-containing protein 16, giving the protein MASSTTANDAASASSSSFGSPCGACKFLRRKCAADCIFAPYFCSEQGAARFATIHKVFGASNVSKLLMRIPDNDRFEAMVTIAYEAQARIRDPVYGCVSHIFALQQQVASLQAQLVQMKALLDQNQMVYRNMENHWSENVGQALNPFRPTSMNNPISPQSSLDSIDYSSNINDGMSLQDAQNGDDFCSWKRSYSNDLGELQELALRIMRKCD; this is encoded by the exons ATGGCTTCTTCAACAACTGCAAACGATGCTGcttctgcttcttcttcttcctttggaTCTCCCTGTGGGGCATGCAAGTTCCTGCGAAGAAAATGTGCCGCAGATTGCATCTTTGCACCCTACTTCTGCTCCGAACAAGGAGCTGCTAGATTCGCAACCATTCATAAGGTTTTTGGAGCTAGCAACGTTTCCAAGTTGCTCATGCGTATACCAGATAACGATCGTTTTGAGGCAATGGTCACAATCGCTTACGAAGCCCAAGCTCGCATCAGAGACCCTGTTTACGGTTGTGTCTCCCATATATTCGCCTTGCAACAACAG GTAGCAAGCTTGCAGGCACAGCTAGTGCAAATGAAGGCACTGCTAGATCAGAACCAGATGGTGTACAGAAACATGGAGAATCATTGGTCAGAGAATGTTGGACAAGCATTGAATCCGTTTCGTCCCACTTCCATGAATAACCCTATTTCTCCTCAGAGCTCACTTGACTCAATTGATTACAGCAGCAATATAAATGATGGAATGAGCCTGCAAGATGCACAAAACGGAGATGATTTTTGTTCTTGGAAAAGATCATATAGCAATGACTTGGGTGAGCTACAAGAATTGGCACTTAGAATAATGAGAAAGTGTGATTAG